One part of the Cyclobacteriaceae bacterium genome encodes these proteins:
- a CDS encoding serine hydrolase, which produces MRLIVLLILFSFTQGRAQKPSAVDKKVQEFEAYIIKGMKDWEVPGMAVTVVKDGKVLLAKGYGVRELGKTDPVDAQTLFACASTTKAMTAACMGMLVDEGKVSWDDPVYKHLPEFQLYDPYVTRELRIRDLFIHNSGVGNADFLWSVMNIPTEEVMHRMRNVEPSYSLRSGFIYQNIFYVAAGEIINKLSGKPWHQFMRERIFQPLGMTRTVPLLKDVTDLNQTKPHYKVERIITVIEHTSADQVGAAGSVWSCADDISKWVLCMLDSSKYAGGRLLSAKTWTEMFKPQTLVTASGFYPTARLTKPNWTTYGLGWFQHDYKGKKVNFHTGSLAGAIAIHGQLPDEKLGIYVFGNFDHAELRHALMYKAFDLFALGGTRDWSAEFLQLYRGIQAESEKKEKEFEGRRIEGTKPTLSLDDYTGKYTSPLFGELIITREGDQLIAVANNFLKATFTHWHYDTFRGWFDKKWYGKANMTYTLEPTGKIVSVQVAGMDFSRVN; this is translated from the coding sequence ATGCGATTAATTGTTCTATTGATTTTGTTTTCCTTCACACAGGGCCGGGCGCAAAAACCATCAGCTGTCGATAAGAAAGTCCAGGAATTTGAAGCCTACATTATTAAAGGCATGAAGGATTGGGAAGTGCCCGGTATGGCGGTTACCGTGGTGAAAGACGGAAAGGTGCTGCTGGCCAAAGGGTATGGCGTGCGCGAACTGGGAAAGACCGATCCGGTAGATGCACAAACCCTGTTTGCCTGTGCCTCCACAACCAAAGCCATGACAGCCGCCTGTATGGGCATGCTGGTGGATGAGGGCAAAGTAAGCTGGGACGACCCGGTGTATAAACACCTGCCCGAATTTCAGTTGTACGATCCGTACGTTACCCGTGAACTGCGCATCCGCGATTTGTTTATTCACAACTCGGGTGTGGGCAATGCCGATTTTCTTTGGAGCGTGATGAACATTCCCACAGAAGAAGTTATGCACAGGATGCGTAACGTGGAGCCCAGCTACAGTTTACGTTCAGGTTTTATTTACCAGAATATTTTTTACGTGGCGGCTGGCGAAATCATCAACAAACTCAGCGGCAAACCCTGGCACCAGTTTATGCGCGAGCGCATTTTTCAGCCCCTTGGCATGACACGCACAGTTCCTTTATTAAAAGACGTAACGGATCTCAACCAAACTAAACCGCATTATAAAGTCGAAAGAATCATTACCGTGATTGAGCATACCAGTGCCGATCAGGTGGGCGCGGCCGGCAGTGTGTGGTCGTGTGCCGATGACATCAGCAAGTGGGTGCTTTGCATGCTCGACAGCAGCAAGTACGCAGGAGGAAGATTATTGTCGGCCAAGACGTGGACCGAAATGTTCAAGCCACAAACCCTGGTAACGGCCAGCGGGTTCTATCCTACAGCACGTTTAACAAAGCCCAACTGGACAACCTACGGACTGGGCTGGTTTCAGCACGATTACAAGGGCAAGAAAGTGAATTTCCATACCGGTAGTCTGGCCGGTGCCATTGCCATCCACGGGCAGTTGCCCGATGAGAAACTTGGCATATATGTGTTCGGCAATTTCGATCATGCCGAGTTGCGTCACGCGCTCATGTACAAAGCCTTCGACTTGTTTGCGCTGGGCGGTACCCGCGACTGGAGTGCAGAGTTTTTGCAACTGTACCGCGGCATCCAGGCCGAAAGTGAAAAGAAAGAAAAGGAGTTTGAAGGCAGGCGCATTGAAGGAACAAAACCAACACTTTCGCTGGATGACTATACCGGCAAATACACAAGTCCGCTGTTTGGTGAGTTGATCATTACCCGCGAAGGTGATCAACTGATTGCGGTGGCCAATAATTTTCTGAAGGCCACCTTTACCCACTGGCATTACGATACCTTCCGCGGCTGGTTTGATAAAAAGTGGTATGGAAAAGCAAACATGACCTACACGCTGGAACCAACCGGCAAGATTGTTTCTGTGCAGGTTGCCGGTATGGATTTTAGCCGTGTAAACTGA
- a CDS encoding GNAT family N-acetyltransferase has translation MADILPALPEDAPELSELVNSAYRGDTGRQGWTTEADLIDGSRTDAELLKAVIEMPGSVILKYVEDGKIKGCVELRKEEDKLYLGMLTVNPTIQGKGIGKALLKASEAEAARQECNAIFMNVLTVRKELIDWYIRHGYHDSGKRKPFSFTDPRFGFPKQPLEFMIMEKQISY, from the coding sequence ATGGCTGATATATTGCCAGCATTACCCGAAGACGCACCCGAACTCAGTGAATTAGTCAACTCCGCTTATCGTGGTGATACCGGCCGCCAGGGCTGGACCACCGAAGCCGATTTGATTGACGGATCGCGCACCGATGCCGAGTTATTGAAAGCCGTAATCGAAATGCCTGGCAGTGTGATTCTAAAATATGTTGAGGATGGAAAAATTAAAGGGTGCGTAGAGTTGCGTAAAGAAGAAGATAAACTCTACCTGGGCATGCTCACCGTTAACCCAACCATCCAGGGCAAAGGCATTGGTAAGGCATTGCTGAAAGCATCAGAAGCAGAGGCGGCCAGGCAAGAGTGCAATGCAATTTTTATGAATGTGCTCACTGTACGTAAAGAACTAATCGATTGGTACATCCGGCATGGCTACCACGATTCCGGAAAACGAAAACCATTCTCTTTTACCGATCCACGGTTTGGATTTCCAAAGCAACCGCTGGAGTTTATGATTATGGAAAAACAGATTTCTTACTGA
- a CDS encoding acyltransferase family protein: METTFIQSTRRHDLDWLRIIAILILLFFHTGMWFVPWDWHVKNNELSGSFRYWMVWLHFWRMPLLLFISGAGTYMALGKRSIKQYAGERFRRLFIPLVFGMFVVVPPQIYYEHILKYGSYWDFYKTVFNFVPYPEGSFSWHHLWFILYLLLYSLLLIPFFKYIRSERSAKFRATVSRWLASPAGMLLIPSLLIIFTQALLRPYFPDETHDLTDLAFFVFYMCFFFFGVLFYADKNLWLSVGQNRKHLLMAALFVLIPFYLLYFHFRGIVNFPWPEDTIETLFDITGMFMSWFTVLTVIAYGQHYLNKPHPWISKLNEGLYPFYILHQTVIIAIGYYICQLDWSIAAKYWSIAMFTLISCVGFYLVLIRPFNVMRFLFGMKPKQKPAENKLEEIKKAA; encoded by the coding sequence ATGGAAACGACATTCATCCAATCAACCCGCAGGCACGACCTCGACTGGCTTCGGATTATCGCCATTTTAATTCTGCTTTTCTTCCATACCGGTATGTGGTTCGTGCCGTGGGACTGGCACGTTAAGAACAATGAACTCAGCGGCAGTTTCAGGTACTGGATGGTGTGGCTGCACTTCTGGCGCATGCCGTTGCTGCTGTTTATTTCCGGTGCAGGCACGTACATGGCGTTGGGCAAACGCTCCATTAAGCAATATGCCGGTGAACGCTTTCGCAGGCTGTTCATTCCCCTGGTGTTCGGCATGTTTGTGGTGGTGCCGCCACAGATTTACTATGAACATATTTTGAAGTATGGAAGCTATTGGGATTTCTATAAAACCGTTTTCAATTTCGTTCCATACCCCGAGGGAAGTTTCAGCTGGCACCACCTGTGGTTTATATTGTACTTGTTGTTGTATTCGTTACTGCTCATTCCGTTTTTCAAGTACATCCGTTCCGAGCGTTCTGCAAAATTCAGGGCAACCGTTAGTCGTTGGCTGGCAAGCCCGGCAGGCATGTTATTGATACCTTCCCTGCTTATCATTTTCACGCAGGCCCTCTTACGTCCGTACTTCCCGGATGAAACGCACGACCTCACCGACCTGGCGTTTTTTGTTTTCTACATGTGCTTCTTCTTTTTTGGTGTGCTGTTTTATGCTGATAAGAATCTTTGGTTGTCAGTCGGACAAAACCGAAAGCACTTGTTGATGGCTGCGCTATTTGTGCTGATTCCTTTTTATCTCCTGTACTTTCATTTCAGAGGTATTGTGAATTTTCCATGGCCGGAGGATACCATCGAAACGTTGTTTGATATTACCGGCATGTTTATGAGCTGGTTTACGGTGCTTACGGTGATCGCCTATGGACAACATTACCTGAACAAACCTCATCCATGGATCAGCAAACTCAATGAAGGTCTGTATCCGTTTTACATTCTGCATCAAACGGTAATTATTGCCATCGGGTATTACATCTGTCAGTTGGATTGGAGCATTGCCGCCAAGTATTGGTCGATTGCTATGTTTACGCTGATCAGTTGTGTTGGATTTTATTTGGTTTTGATTCGTCCGTTTAATGTGATGCGTTTTTTGTTTGGGATGAAACCAAAACAAAAGCCTGCTGAAAACAAGTTGGAAGAAATTAAAAAAGCAGCCTAA
- a CDS encoding serine hydrolase, protein MKKKIVYALIILAVLSIAFASCSTKTYMGRWMKWRASDILDHEKFPNHPFDASPHPFSFIEATESRLADLMIETRKGKTELEKVLELSETTAFLVIKNDSLLYEGYFNGYSRESINTSFSVGKSITSLLLGKAIDDGLIESLTDTVTRYLPQLAQQDARYSKLTLSHLLNMRSGIQFKDHDLPWGDKPKAYYHPRLRERIYELPIKAEPGTAFKYNSYNPIVIGMVLEKACGQSPAEYFERNIWNKLGMEYSGSWSMDSDESRMMKMESGLNLRAIDFAKFGRLVLNNGKWNDEQVISEEWIEASTVVSPENHVPEFGNEIHYEKFWWLHSKDQKHAYIISGWGHLGQYLYIFPDEKIIIVRMGKDLGRVGSWKNIFLQVVDAVR, encoded by the coding sequence ATGAAAAAGAAAATTGTATATGCATTAATAATCCTGGCGGTGCTAAGTATTGCTTTTGCTTCGTGCAGCACAAAAACTTATATGGGCCGGTGGATGAAGTGGCGTGCATCCGACATACTTGATCATGAAAAATTCCCTAACCATCCGTTTGATGCTTCTCCTCATCCTTTTTCATTCATTGAAGCAACGGAAAGCAGGCTTGCTGATTTAATGATTGAAACCAGAAAAGGTAAGACTGAATTGGAAAAGGTTCTGGAATTATCCGAAACAACAGCCTTCCTGGTTATTAAAAATGATTCATTGTTGTATGAAGGCTATTTTAATGGATATTCACGCGAATCTATTAACACATCGTTTTCAGTTGGTAAATCCATTACCTCATTACTGTTAGGTAAGGCAATAGATGATGGACTGATTGAATCGTTAACCGATACGGTCACCCGGTACCTTCCGCAACTTGCCCAACAGGATGCGCGCTATTCGAAACTAACACTATCACATTTATTGAATATGCGCAGTGGCATCCAGTTTAAGGATCATGATTTGCCATGGGGCGATAAGCCAAAGGCTTATTACCATCCGCGTTTGCGTGAACGTATTTATGAATTGCCAATAAAAGCTGAACCGGGGACGGCATTTAAATACAATTCCTATAATCCGATAGTTATCGGCATGGTGCTGGAAAAAGCGTGCGGGCAGTCTCCGGCCGAATACTTTGAAAGGAACATCTGGAATAAGCTGGGCATGGAGTACAGCGGTTCATGGAGTATGGATAGTGACGAGTCGCGCATGATGAAAATGGAAAGCGGACTAAACCTTCGTGCAATTGATTTTGCCAAATTCGGCCGACTGGTACTGAATAATGGAAAGTGGAATGATGAACAGGTTATTTCTGAAGAATGGATTGAGGCAAGCACTGTAGTTTCACCGGAAAATCATGTTCCGGAATTTGGTAATGAGATTCACTACGAAAAATTCTGGTGGCTGCACAGCAAAGACCAAAAGCATGCCTACATCATTTCAGGCTGGGGTCACCTGGGGCAGTACTTGTACATTTTTCCGGATGAGAAAATTATTATTGTTCGAATGGGAAAAGATTTAGGTCGTGTTGGGAGCTGGAAAAATATTTTTCTTCAGGTCGTGGATGCTGTTAGATAA